In one window of Hymenobacter nivis DNA:
- a CDS encoding transposase family protein, with the protein MTLCDSTQYVHFLSATESGRAHDKKLADEYALHLPAGCVLRQDLGLLGHAPTGVVVEMPHKKPPKRELTFAQKLYNQLLSPLRVVIEHAHSGIKRLHMVQGTIRLRGEWVRDTVMVVACGLHNLRVRSPHRAHRAPVHAKLANYAE; encoded by the coding sequence ATGACCTTATGCGATTCCACGCAGTACGTGCATTTTCTCTCGGCTACGGAAAGCGGGCGAGCGCACGACAAAAAACTGGCCGACGAGTACGCGCTGCACCTACCGGCGGGCTGCGTGTTACGGCAGGATTTGGGCTTGCTGGGCCACGCCCCGACCGGGGTCGTGGTGGAGATGCCCCACAAGAAGCCGCCGAAGCGGGAGTTGACGTTTGCCCAAAAGCTGTATAACCAGTTGCTGAGTCCGTTGCGCGTCGTTATCGAACACGCGCACAGCGGTATCAAGCGCCTGCACATGGTGCAGGGCACTATCCGCTTGCGCGGCGAATGGGTGCGCGATACGGTCATGGTCGTGGCCTGTGGGCTGCACAACCTGCGCGTGCGCAGCCCGCACCGCGCCCATCGCGCACCTGTCCACGCGAAACTCGCTAACTACGCCGAATAA
- a CDS encoding outer membrane beta-barrel protein, with protein sequence MRLRIFTLLLLWAAGARAQGVDVRGTVLNAARQPVEFATVVLLSAPDSSGVQATVADARGAFVLRGVAPGPYRLRASFVGWLPGTQRLVVAAGAPPAPVQLLLRPAPQQLGEVQVTALRPRITQLPDRLVMDVASTPLATGYTALEVLARAPGVYVDPRTETVSLNGKGTLVIVDGKRTYLAAADLAVFLKGLPSQELQKIELITSPGAKYDAEGPGGIVNIITKKSLQNGTKGSLTLGAGGTTNSRQNAGLSLNHKQGALALYGGYNLAGRQTSVSDQTQIDYLGGPGGDVTATHLLTSATPTRQLAHNAKAGLDWQVSPKTSLNLYLRGLRTDRTSVANAATQLLRGPGAPVDSTLDSQTNTTYQSTQYSGNLGLKHTLDSASTLTADLDYSRYQSAGENRIANTFFTAQGPVPDRGVQLRNYLPTGIRIVAGQLDYERRLRAGTLELGLKHSYVTSENDARYELLQAGDWQNDALRTNFFTYRENVSAAYATFAGKRYGLDYRFGLRLENTNSLGELRTTGQQNARHYTSLFPSALLSRAVGKHDFVSLAYGRRIQRPSYQSLNPFIYFQDVYTYSQGNPFLRPEYSHALDFTYTANSAYVFALGYSQTTDVISWVTQREAPGSLVTQSRAENLDRQREWTLSVTAPYSPWKWWTITNALGVSYATFFLNSVANAPRTVQGAGGVYSISNDFAVKGGWVLSASGYFQSPMPRGVAQARGQASAYLGAQKKFLDDRLALRVTYSDIFRSARAVTRTEFANLRTNSTYRWDSNYFVATLTYQLGNQKVKAANKNRNVSGDEEGRIN encoded by the coding sequence ATGCGGCTCCGAATTTTTACCCTTTTGTTGCTGTGGGCCGCCGGGGCCCGGGCCCAGGGCGTGGACGTGCGCGGCACCGTGCTGAACGCCGCCCGCCAGCCCGTGGAATTTGCCACCGTGGTGCTGCTCAGCGCCCCGGATTCGAGTGGGGTGCAGGCCACCGTGGCCGATGCCCGCGGCGCCTTTGTGCTGCGCGGCGTGGCGCCGGGGCCCTACCGGCTGCGAGCCTCGTTTGTGGGCTGGCTGCCCGGCACGCAGCGGCTGGTGGTGGCCGCCGGGGCCCCACCGGCGCCCGTGCAGCTGCTGCTGCGCCCGGCGCCCCAGCAGCTGGGCGAGGTGCAGGTGACGGCCCTGCGCCCGCGCATCACGCAACTGCCCGACCGCCTGGTGATGGACGTGGCCAGCACGCCGCTCGCCACCGGCTACACCGCCCTGGAGGTGCTGGCCCGCGCCCCCGGCGTGTACGTCGACCCGCGCACGGAAACCGTGTCGCTCAACGGCAAAGGCACGCTGGTGATTGTGGACGGCAAGCGCACGTACCTGGCGGCCGCCGATTTGGCGGTGTTCCTCAAGGGATTGCCCAGCCAGGAGCTGCAAAAGATTGAGCTGATTACCAGCCCCGGCGCCAAGTACGACGCCGAGGGCCCCGGCGGCATCGTCAACATCATCACCAAAAAAAGCTTGCAAAACGGCACCAAGGGCAGCCTGACGCTCGGCGCGGGCGGCACCACCAACAGCCGCCAAAACGCCGGCCTCTCCCTCAACCACAAGCAAGGGGCCCTAGCCCTGTACGGTGGCTACAACCTGGCGGGCCGCCAAACCAGCGTGAGTGACCAGACGCAGATTGATTACCTGGGGGGCCCCGGCGGCGACGTGACGGCCACGCACTTGCTCACGTCGGCCACGCCCACCCGCCAGCTGGCGCACAACGCCAAGGCCGGCCTCGACTGGCAGGTAAGCCCCAAAACCAGCCTCAACCTGTACCTGCGCGGCCTGCGCACCGACCGCACCAGCGTCGCCAACGCCGCCACCCAGCTGCTGCGCGGCCCCGGGGCCCCCGTCGATTCGACGCTCGACAGCCAGACCAACACCACCTACCAATCCACCCAGTACTCGGGCAACCTGGGGCTTAAGCACACCCTGGATTCGGCCAGCACGCTCACCGCCGACCTGGACTACTCGCGCTACCAGTCGGCGGGCGAAAACCGGATTGCCAACACATTTTTCACTGCCCAGGGCCCCGTGCCCGACCGGGGCGTGCAGCTGCGCAACTACCTGCCCACGGGCATCCGCATCGTGGCAGGCCAGCTCGATTACGAGCGCCGGCTGCGCGCCGGCACCCTGGAGCTGGGCCTGAAGCACAGCTACGTAACGTCGGAAAACGATGCCCGCTACGAGCTGCTGCAAGCCGGCGACTGGCAGAACGACGCCCTGCGTACCAACTTCTTCACGTACCGCGAAAACGTGTCGGCGGCCTACGCCACCTTCGCCGGCAAGCGCTACGGGCTGGACTACCGCTTCGGGCTGCGCCTCGAAAATACCAATTCGCTGGGCGAGCTGCGCACCACTGGCCAGCAAAATGCGCGGCACTACACCAGCCTCTTCCCATCGGCGCTGCTGAGCCGGGCGGTGGGCAAGCACGACTTCGTGAGCCTGGCCTACGGCCGGCGCATCCAGCGGCCCAGCTACCAGAGCCTCAACCCGTTCATCTACTTCCAGGACGTGTACACCTACTCACAGGGTAACCCCTTTTTGCGGCCTGAGTATTCGCACGCCCTCGATTTTACCTACACCGCCAACAGCGCCTACGTGTTTGCGCTGGGCTACTCGCAAACCACGGACGTGATTTCGTGGGTGACGCAGCGCGAGGCCCCCGGCTCGCTCGTCACGCAGTCGCGGGCCGAAAACCTGGACCGCCAGCGCGAGTGGACGCTGTCCGTGACGGCCCCGTATTCGCCCTGGAAGTGGTGGACCATCACCAACGCCCTGGGCGTCAGCTACGCCACGTTCTTCCTGAATTCGGTGGCCAACGCGCCGCGCACCGTGCAGGGCGCCGGCGGCGTGTACAGCATTTCCAACGACTTCGCCGTGAAGGGCGGCTGGGTGCTCAGCGCTTCGGGCTACTTCCAGAGCCCCATGCCCCGGGGCGTGGCACAGGCCCGGGGCCAGGCCTCCGCCTACCTGGGGGCCCAAAAGAAGTTCCTGGACGACCGCCTCGCCTTGCGCGTGACCTACAGCGACATCTTCCGCTCGGCCCGCGCCGTCACGCGCACCGAGTTTGCCAACCTGCGCACCAACAGCACCTACCGCTGGGATTCCAACTACTTCGTGGCCACGCTCACCTACCAGCTGGGCAACCAGAAAGTGAAGGCCGCCAACAAAAACCGCAACGTATCGGGCGATGAAGAAGGCCGCATCAATTAA
- a CDS encoding TolC family protein, protein MLKRRIYQGLSAACLALAVAGCKLPQLVGRNVRRSVPSTYNNSTQDTLSTAKVQWQEFFTDPNLKALIDSALQRNQELNITQQELQIARNEIQARKGEYLPSVTLGGQAALDRVSRYTIQGATEDQINIQPDRRTPDPLGNFQLGAYASWEVDIWHKLRNARKSAATRYLASVDGRNFMVTNLIAEIATSYYELLALDNQLLILQQSIEIQDNALRVVRQEKEAARVTELAVKRFEAQIQNTTSLQYVTRQRITETENRINFLLGRFPQPIVRNAEEFNGLVPKTIQAGIPAQLLSNRPDIRRAEQQLVAAKLDVQVARANFYPSLGISGGVGFGAFKPGLLFTTPGALLYSIAGDLSAPLINRNGIKALYSTANALQLQAVYNYERTVLNAYIEVANQLSNINNLEQGYEAKLKEVQALSLSIRISNSLFRSVRADYTEVLFTQRDALNARFDLTETKMKQLNATVNVYRALGGGWE, encoded by the coding sequence ATGCTTAAGCGACGCATCTACCAAGGCCTGAGCGCCGCCTGCCTGGCCCTAGCGGTAGCGGGTTGTAAACTGCCTCAGTTAGTGGGGCGCAACGTGCGCCGCAGCGTGCCGTCCACTTACAACAACAGCACCCAGGATACCCTCAGCACGGCTAAAGTGCAGTGGCAGGAGTTCTTTACCGACCCTAACCTGAAAGCGCTGATTGACAGTGCTCTGCAACGTAACCAGGAGCTGAACATCACGCAACAGGAGCTGCAGATAGCCCGCAACGAGATTCAGGCCCGCAAGGGCGAGTACCTGCCTTCGGTAACGCTGGGGGGCCAGGCGGCCCTCGACCGCGTGAGCCGCTACACTATTCAGGGGGCTACGGAGGACCAGATCAACATCCAGCCCGACCGCCGCACGCCCGACCCGCTGGGCAACTTCCAGCTGGGGGCCTATGCGAGCTGGGAAGTGGACATCTGGCACAAGCTGCGCAACGCCCGCAAGTCGGCCGCCACCCGCTACCTGGCGTCGGTAGACGGCCGGAACTTCATGGTGACTAACCTGATTGCCGAGATTGCCACGTCGTATTACGAGCTCCTTGCGCTTGACAACCAACTGCTGATTTTACAGCAGAGTATTGAGATCCAAGACAATGCCCTGCGAGTAGTGCGGCAGGAAAAAGAAGCCGCCCGCGTCACCGAATTGGCCGTGAAGCGCTTCGAGGCCCAGATCCAGAACACCACGAGCCTGCAATACGTCACTCGGCAGCGCATCACTGAAACCGAGAACCGCATCAACTTTCTGCTGGGCCGGTTTCCACAGCCCATCGTGCGCAACGCCGAGGAATTTAACGGCCTGGTACCGAAAACCATCCAGGCCGGCATTCCGGCGCAATTGCTGAGCAACCGGCCCGATATCCGCCGGGCCGAGCAGCAGCTGGTGGCCGCCAAACTCGACGTGCAGGTGGCGCGCGCCAATTTCTACCCGTCGCTGGGTATTTCCGGTGGGGTAGGCTTCGGGGCGTTCAAGCCCGGCTTGCTGTTTACCACGCCGGGTGCCCTGCTGTACTCGATAGCCGGCGATTTATCGGCCCCGCTCATCAACCGCAACGGCATCAAGGCCCTGTATTCCACGGCCAACGCCTTGCAGCTGCAAGCCGTGTACAACTACGAGCGTACGGTGCTGAACGCGTACATCGAGGTGGCTAACCAGCTCTCGAACATCAACAACCTGGAGCAGGGCTACGAGGCCAAGCTGAAGGAAGTGCAGGCTCTGAGCTTGTCCATTCGCATCTCCAACAGCCTGTTCAGATCGGTGCGGGCCGACTACACCGAGGTGCTCTTCACCCAGCGCGACGCCCTGAACGCCCGCTTCGACCTGACCGAAACCAAGATGAAGCAGCTTAACGCCACGGTGAACGTGTACCGGGCCCTGGGCGGCGGCTGGGAATAA